One genomic region from Zalophus californianus isolate mZalCal1 chromosome 14, mZalCal1.pri.v2, whole genome shotgun sequence encodes:
- the SIRT4 gene encoding NAD-dependent protein lipoamidase sirtuin-4, mitochondrial isoform X2, translating to MRMSFGLTFRAAKGHWMVNISRQCSHGSIGLFVPPSPPRDPEKVKELQRFITLSKRLLVMTGAGISTESGIPDYRSEKVGLYARTDQKPIQHGDFLRSAPIRQRYWARNFVGWPRFSSLQPNPAHWALSNWERLGKLYWLVTQNVDALHTKAGSQRLTELHGCMHRVLCLDCGEQIPRAVLQERFEALNCTWSAEAHGLAPDGDVFLTEEQVQSFQVPSCARCGGPLKPDVVFFGDTVNPDKVDFVRRRVKEADSLLVVGSSLQVYSGYRFILTAREKQLPIAILNIGPTRSDDLACLKLDSPCGELLPLIDPR from the exons aTGAGGATGAGTTTTGGGTTGACTTTCAGAGCAGCAAAAGGCCACTGGATGGTGAATATCAGCCGGCAGTGCTCACATGGATCCATTGGGTTATTTGTGCCACCAAGTCCTCCTCGGGACCCTGAGAAGGTCAAAGAGTTACAGCGCTTCATCACTCTTTCCAAGAGACTCCTAGTGATGACTGGGGCAGGAATCTCCACTGAGTCGGGGATCCCAGACTACAGGTCAGAAAAGGTGGGACTCTACGCCCGCACCGACCAGAAACCCATTCAGCATGGGGATTTTCTACGGAGTGCTCCAATCCGCCAGCGGTACTGGGCGAGAAACTTTGTAGGCTGGCCTCGGTTCTCCTCCCTCCAGCCAAACCCTGCACATTGGGCACTGAGCAACTGGGAGAGACTCGGAAAGCTATACTGGTTGGTGACCCAAAATGTGGATGCCTTGCACACAAAAGCAGGGAGTCAGCGCCTGACAGAACTCCATGGATGCATGCACAG GGTTCTTTGCTTGGACTGTGGCGAACAGATTCCCCGGGCGGTGCTGCAGGAGCGTTTTGAAGCCCTGAACTGCACCTGGAGTGCCGAGGCCCATGGCCTGGCTCCGGATGGCGACGTCTTTCTCACAGAGGAGCAGGTGCAGAGCTTTCAGGTCCCGTCCTGCGCTCGATGTGGGGGCCCCCTGAAACCAGATGTCGTTTTCTTTGGGGACACAGTGAACCCTGACAAGGTTGACTTTGTGCGCAGGCGTGTAAAAGAAGCGGACTCCCTCTTGGTAGTGGGCTCGTCGTTGCAG GTGTACTCCGGCTACAGGTTTATCCTCACTGCCCGAGAGAAGCAGCTCCCAATTGCAATACTTAACATTGGGCCCACACGGTCAGACGACTTGGCATGTCTGAAACTGGATTCTCCTTGCGGAGAGTTGCTGCCTTTGATAGACCCACGCTGA
- the SIRT4 gene encoding NAD-dependent protein lipoamidase sirtuin-4, mitochondrial isoform X3, with protein MRMSFGLTFRAAKGHWMVNISRQCSHGSIGLFVPPSPPRDPEKVKELQRFITLSKRLLVMTGAGISTESGIPDYRVLCLDCGEQIPRAVLQERFEALNCTWSAEAHGLAPDGDVFLTEEQVQSFQVPSCARCGGPLKPDVVFFGDTVNPDKVDFVRRRVKEADSLLVVGSSLQVYSGYRFILTAREKQLPIAILNIGPTRSDDLACLKLDSPCGELLPLIDPR; from the exons aTGAGGATGAGTTTTGGGTTGACTTTCAGAGCAGCAAAAGGCCACTGGATGGTGAATATCAGCCGGCAGTGCTCACATGGATCCATTGGGTTATTTGTGCCACCAAGTCCTCCTCGGGACCCTGAGAAGGTCAAAGAGTTACAGCGCTTCATCACTCTTTCCAAGAGACTCCTAGTGATGACTGGGGCAGGAATCTCCACTGAGTCGGGGATCCCAGACTACAG GGTTCTTTGCTTGGACTGTGGCGAACAGATTCCCCGGGCGGTGCTGCAGGAGCGTTTTGAAGCCCTGAACTGCACCTGGAGTGCCGAGGCCCATGGCCTGGCTCCGGATGGCGACGTCTTTCTCACAGAGGAGCAGGTGCAGAGCTTTCAGGTCCCGTCCTGCGCTCGATGTGGGGGCCCCCTGAAACCAGATGTCGTTTTCTTTGGGGACACAGTGAACCCTGACAAGGTTGACTTTGTGCGCAGGCGTGTAAAAGAAGCGGACTCCCTCTTGGTAGTGGGCTCGTCGTTGCAG GTGTACTCCGGCTACAGGTTTATCCTCACTGCCCGAGAGAAGCAGCTCCCAATTGCAATACTTAACATTGGGCCCACACGGTCAGACGACTTGGCATGTCTGAAACTGGATTCTCCTTGCGGAGAGTTGCTGCCTTTGATAGACCCACGCTGA
- the SIRT4 gene encoding NAD-dependent protein lipoamidase sirtuin-4, mitochondrial isoform X1 — protein MRMSFGLTFRAAKGHWMVNISRQCSHGSIGLFVPPSPPRDPEKVKELQRFITLSKRLLVMTGAGISTESGIPDYRSEKVGLYARTDQKPIQHGDFLRSAPIRQRYWARNFVGWPRFSSLQPNPAHWALSNWERLGKLYWLVTQNVDALHTKAGSQRLTELHGCMHRVLCLDCGEQIPRAVLQERFEALNCTWSAEAHGLAPDGDVFLTEEQVQSFQVPSCARCGGPLKPDVVFFGDTVNPDKVDFVRRRVKEADSLLVVGSSLQVSDLVRVVTAPFVGWRTPERLPVWFLSSCIESSHWCLLLLRCTPATGLSSLPERSSSQLQYLTLGPHGQTTWHV, from the exons aTGAGGATGAGTTTTGGGTTGACTTTCAGAGCAGCAAAAGGCCACTGGATGGTGAATATCAGCCGGCAGTGCTCACATGGATCCATTGGGTTATTTGTGCCACCAAGTCCTCCTCGGGACCCTGAGAAGGTCAAAGAGTTACAGCGCTTCATCACTCTTTCCAAGAGACTCCTAGTGATGACTGGGGCAGGAATCTCCACTGAGTCGGGGATCCCAGACTACAGGTCAGAAAAGGTGGGACTCTACGCCCGCACCGACCAGAAACCCATTCAGCATGGGGATTTTCTACGGAGTGCTCCAATCCGCCAGCGGTACTGGGCGAGAAACTTTGTAGGCTGGCCTCGGTTCTCCTCCCTCCAGCCAAACCCTGCACATTGGGCACTGAGCAACTGGGAGAGACTCGGAAAGCTATACTGGTTGGTGACCCAAAATGTGGATGCCTTGCACACAAAAGCAGGGAGTCAGCGCCTGACAGAACTCCATGGATGCATGCACAG GGTTCTTTGCTTGGACTGTGGCGAACAGATTCCCCGGGCGGTGCTGCAGGAGCGTTTTGAAGCCCTGAACTGCACCTGGAGTGCCGAGGCCCATGGCCTGGCTCCGGATGGCGACGTCTTTCTCACAGAGGAGCAGGTGCAGAGCTTTCAGGTCCCGTCCTGCGCTCGATGTGGGGGCCCCCTGAAACCAGATGTCGTTTTCTTTGGGGACACAGTGAACCCTGACAAGGTTGACTTTGTGCGCAGGCGTGTAAAAGAAGCGGACTCCCTCTTGGTAGTGGGCTCGTCGTTGCAGGTATCTGACTTGGTCAGGGTGGTGACTGCCCCTTTTGTGGGATGGAGAACCCCGGAGAGGCTTcctgtttggtttctttcttcctgcaTCGAGAGTTCTCACTGGTGTCTTCTTCTTCTAAGGTGTACTCCGGCTACAGGTTTATCCTCACTGCCCGAGAGAAGCAGCTCCCAATTGCAATACTTAACATTGGGCCCACACGGTCAGACGACTTGGCATGTCTGA